The sequence AGGCCCTCGTGCAGGCGCATCCCGAGTGCGACATCCTGGTGAACAACCTCGGCATCTTCGGGCCGCAGGATTTCTTTGAGATTCCGGACAGCGAATGGGAACGCTTTTTCCACATCAATGTCATGTCCGGCGTGCGGCTCTCCCGAGCCTATGCTCAGAAGATGGTGGACAAAGGTTGGGGGCGCATCGTGTTCCTTGCCTCGGAATCGGGCCTGAACATCCCGCCGGACATGATCCACTACGGCTTCACCAAAACCGCGTATATGGCCATTGCCCGCGGTCTGGCCAAACGATTGTCCGCCACCGGCGTTACGGTCAATTCGGTGCTGCCCGGGCCCACGCTTTCCGAAGGCGTCCGGGAACTTGTCGATGATATGGGGTACACGAAAGAAAAATCCATGGACGAGGCTGCCGCCCAATTCGTCAAGGAAAACCGGCCCTCCTCCATCATTCAGCGCGCAGCCACGGTGGAGGAAGTGGCCAACATGATCGTCTACGTCTGCTCCAAGGAAGCATCGGCAACCACAGGCGCGGCCCTGCGCGTGGACGGCGGCATCGTGGACACCATTGCATAGGACGATTGGAACGCAGCGTTTTGCGTAAAGGATATCTCTATCCGGTCAGATACTCGTCACCTTCCGGCCAGAGGTCCAGAATCTGGCGCATCATGGCAAGCTCGCCGGTGTGGTAGGACATGTGCTCCGCCGCGGTGAGCGCGCCGCGGAACAGCGTGTACTCCGGATCGTGCTCCAGCGGCTCGAACACATCACGCTGCGGATCGCTCAGCATCGTGTCCATGGCGTCGAGTCCGCCTAGTATCTGATCTATGGTGATCCGCCAGCCGGCTTCGTCCGTCATATCCTCAGGCCGGGGGCGGTATCCTTCCGGGTAACTCGGGGAGACATGGTTCGGATCGCGGATATACTCCACGATGTCCCAGAGGGCGATGCGCATGTGCTCCAGAATGTGCCAGCACGAATACGGCGAGTTCGGGGGTTTGGCGTTCATCTGGTCCGTGGGGAAGTCCGCCACCGCCTCTTCAAGACTCATATGGGAATGCCCGCCGCGGAGCAGCGTTGTCAGCTCTTCGCGTATTCTCTCATCCGACTGCATGGTTCGCCTCCTGATGATCTATTTCTCGGAGTTTGAGGAATCACCATAGCGCATTTCACGATCGACGTGCAGGGTATAATTCAAGAAGAGGCGCAACCATACGCCGAACAAGAGACAGCCCCGCAATAACCATTCCCCGATCCGCGCTATGTTCGCTGCTCCGCAATTCGCACGCTAAGGAACTCCCAAATGTCGCCAGCTCCAGTGCGGCTTCCGATGAAAGCAGTCCGCTACCCCCTGTTCTAATCGGAAACTGAACGTGTGCGGTTGACAATCCGGGTGAAAGGAAGCACTTTCCTCTTGCCAAAAATACGAACTTGATTTCGTGTTTTTTAAACCGTGATTTCCGTGCCGCATACCCTCGGTGACATCTGCTGGAGACACCAATGCATACCCAGAACCATTCCTCCTCATGGACGTTTCTCACCAATCACGCCCATGTGCTGCTCTGCCTCTCTCGCGATCCGAGCATGCGCATGCGCGAGATCGCACTTGTCGTGGGAATCACGGAACGGGCCGTGCAGCGCATCGTCTCCGATCTGTGCGACGCCGGCTACATACGTCGCACGCGCGAGGGTCGGCGGAACGAATACACGCTCAACCGAGACGCCACCCTGCGGCACCCTCTGGAGAGGCA comes from Oceanidesulfovibrio indonesiensis and encodes:
- a CDS encoding helix-turn-helix transcriptional regulator codes for the protein MHTQNHSSSWTFLTNHAHVLLCLSRDPSMRMREIALVVGITERAVQRIVSDLCDAGYIRRTREGRRNEYTLNRDATLRHPLERHCSIGEMLNLLEKPLETDA
- a CDS encoding SDR family NAD(P)-dependent oxidoreductase, giving the protein MQIDLAGKKAIVTGSTAGIGLATATGLARAGAHVVINGRSQSSVDDGLERILKDAPNADVTGFAGDLGTAEGCEALVQAHPECDILVNNLGIFGPQDFFEIPDSEWERFFHINVMSGVRLSRAYAQKMVDKGWGRIVFLASESGLNIPPDMIHYGFTKTAYMAIARGLAKRLSATGVTVNSVLPGPTLSEGVRELVDDMGYTKEKSMDEAAAQFVKENRPSSIIQRAATVEEVANMIVYVCSKEASATTGAALRVDGGIVDTIA
- a CDS encoding DinB family protein, which translates into the protein MQSDERIREELTTLLRGGHSHMSLEEAVADFPTDQMNAKPPNSPYSCWHILEHMRIALWDIVEYIRDPNHVSPSYPEGYRPRPEDMTDEAGWRITIDQILGGLDAMDTMLSDPQRDVFEPLEHDPEYTLFRGALTAAEHMSYHTGELAMMRQILDLWPEGDEYLTG